A single region of the Chryseobacterium sp. 6424 genome encodes:
- a CDS encoding BatD family protein — MKNKFLYIFLLFSACLTYGQVTLMVSEIKDPKVNQRFNLTVMLEIAGENMLQETPLRMPDLSKFDIIGYGSEQNTIVLDARRGDIINQMVFQWVLSPKQAGKIKFGSVLVTVNGKIYKTEPFDINVRESDRPAVADNQAVNDLYLNMEIQDKSVYPNEPTIAVLRAYSRDYGNFRKLGKIQLPKQKNVHIAPVSLANDEIETNAGIASKVLAVFMIFPSESGHIEINPVSATVANAAEPEKIKSNRVRLHVKKLPEGKPKHYKNAVGEFAVEVINKTPNEITEIDKPLNISLRLSGSGNLNTLSLPKILSSDSYTFFPPKITANTVVEQEGLKGTIIADYVVIPKKPGAVTISFEDFAFFSPEEKKFMEVGPQQLLLDVKTHEQIVDAKSALERVNEYTNTVLETVNTPVLKTHALKVKEKDKINWYIVIANLSLLAGVLGLFSFVKRRISSHRVQPVAEQKPITTIAETEDLIRKKFHVPFSATAEYLKKLAENEDFSKFFEVYEELHNDTKSFLQTETESKFKEYIAQNFGQQTLDNYRELAEQLKFEKYAPYHTREQFMEMAERISLLYSEIRNNQ, encoded by the coding sequence ATGAAAAATAAATTCCTTTACATATTCCTGCTTTTTTCAGCCTGCCTCACCTACGGGCAGGTGACTTTGATGGTTTCGGAAATTAAAGATCCGAAGGTCAACCAGCGCTTCAACCTTACTGTAATGCTAGAAATTGCGGGCGAAAACATGCTGCAAGAAACCCCTCTACGCATGCCCGACCTTTCTAAGTTTGACATTATAGGCTATGGTTCGGAGCAAAATACCATTGTACTCGATGCGCGGCGCGGCGATATCATCAACCAGATGGTTTTTCAGTGGGTACTAAGCCCCAAACAGGCAGGAAAAATTAAATTCGGTTCCGTACTGGTCACCGTAAACGGCAAAATCTACAAAACCGAACCTTTCGACATCAACGTCCGAGAAAGTGACCGCCCAGCTGTAGCTGATAATCAAGCCGTTAATGACCTTTATCTCAATATGGAGATTCAGGACAAATCGGTTTACCCTAACGAACCTACCATTGCTGTCCTCCGCGCTTACAGCCGCGATTATGGGAATTTCCGGAAACTGGGGAAAATTCAACTCCCAAAACAGAAAAATGTACATATCGCACCTGTAAGTCTGGCAAATGACGAAATTGAAACCAACGCTGGCATTGCCTCAAAAGTGCTGGCAGTATTTATGATCTTTCCTTCGGAGAGTGGGCACATCGAGATCAACCCGGTGTCTGCCACGGTGGCAAACGCAGCCGAGCCTGAAAAAATAAAATCAAACCGTGTACGCCTTCATGTAAAAAAACTTCCGGAAGGAAAACCAAAGCACTATAAAAACGCGGTCGGGGAATTTGCTGTAGAAGTCATCAACAAAACACCCAACGAAATCACAGAAATAGATAAGCCACTGAATATCAGTTTAAGGCTATCAGGCTCGGGTAACCTGAATACTTTATCGCTTCCAAAAATATTATCATCGGACAGCTATACATTTTTCCCGCCCAAAATCACGGCAAACACAGTTGTGGAGCAGGAAGGTCTGAAGGGGACCATCATTGCTGACTATGTGGTGATTCCTAAAAAACCAGGCGCAGTGACCATCAGTTTTGAGGATTTTGCATTTTTCAGTCCGGAAGAGAAAAAATTTATGGAAGTGGGCCCGCAACAACTGCTGTTGGATGTGAAAACACACGAACAGATTGTAGATGCCAAATCGGCCCTTGAACGGGTGAATGAATATACCAACACCGTACTTGAAACCGTAAACACGCCCGTTCTGAAAACCCATGCGCTGAAAGTAAAAGAAAAAGATAAAATCAACTGGTATATCGTCATTGCCAATCTTTCGTTGCTGGCAGGCGTTTTGGGTCTTTTCTCTTTCGTGAAGAGAAGAATCAGCAGCCACCGTGTACAGCCTGTGGCTGAACAAAAGCCTATCACTACCATTGCCGAGACAGAGGACCTGATTCGTAAAAAATTTCATGTGCCGTTTTCAGCTACTGCTGAATATCTAAAAAAACTGGCTGAAAATGAAGATTTCTCAAAGTTTTTCGAGGTCTATGAGGAACTGCACAACGATACAAAATCTTTCTTACAGACTGAAACCGAAAGCAAGTTCAAAGAATATATCGCACAGAACTTCGGCCAGCAAACACTTGATAACTACCGTGAATTGGCTGAACAACTGAAGTTTGAAAAATACGCTCCGTATCACACACGCGAGCAGTTCATGGAAATGGCAGAACGGATTTCCTTACTTTATTCTGAAATTAGGAATAACCAATAA
- a CDS encoding tetratricopeptide repeat protein, with product MLIHEGNKDFDRQDYESSSSKFAEAVKVKNNDFAAHYNLGNAMYKRKQYAEAIAEYEKANRFATTLPDKAAALYNLGNANMQAGDSRKAADYYKQALKQDPYNENIRKNYEIAMLKEKEKQQNQQTQSGGGGGGENQEQQQGQDKGNTPKNHAGSGQRNKGQGEGNAQNDKKDNSGKMPKDLENSILNRVENKERETAKRILNKDSYSMPQSNEKDW from the coding sequence ATGCTTATCCATGAGGGAAATAAAGATTTTGACCGTCAAGATTACGAAAGTTCCTCCTCTAAATTTGCGGAAGCTGTAAAGGTAAAGAACAATGATTTTGCCGCCCATTACAACCTCGGTAACGCCATGTACAAACGTAAACAATATGCGGAAGCCATCGCGGAATATGAGAAGGCCAACCGGTTTGCAACCACCCTACCCGATAAAGCCGCTGCCCTGTATAATCTGGGCAATGCAAATATGCAGGCGGGCGACAGCCGCAAAGCCGCAGATTATTATAAACAGGCACTTAAACAAGATCCCTATAACGAAAACATCCGTAAAAATTACGAAATCGCGATGCTGAAAGAAAAAGAAAAACAGCAGAATCAACAAACCCAGTCTGGTGGCGGTGGTGGCGGTGAAAACCAAGAGCAGCAACAGGGACAGGACAAAGGTAACACCCCAAAAAACCATGCCGGCAGCGGACAGCGGAACAAAGGCCAAGGCGAAGGGAATGCCCAGAACGATAAAAAAGACAACTCAGGCAAAATGCCGAAAGACCTAGAGAACTCCATTCTTAACCGTGTAGAAAACAAAGAAAGAGAAACCGCCAAACGGATTCTCAACAAAGATTCCTATTCGATGCCGCAAAGCAACGAGAAGGATTGGTGA
- a CDS encoding vWA domain-containing protein, whose protein sequence is MDWYLGNHWYLFLLLLLPLCGVLMIRYTRWSRKKRSLFAEQRFQESLFGKRHAFTKLLPALYLIAVFFLVISIVDLLQGSEEIETQQKMNNVIFLLDVSNSMNAQDVEQNRLVQARNIIIQTMNEMKNDKVGILVFAGEAASIMPLTTDFTAVETYVSGVETNIMKMQGTDFLKAIETAAFKFKNVAKGSRKIVLLSDGEDNEGNEKAAIRLAKREGILVVSVGIGSEEGAPIPEYVFGQLMGYKTDMTGQTVISKRQTAALRNIAEHTGGTYVDGNNLENAVLQINDALNRTSGSALTTVKSQNAVHYYQYFLAVSVFLFLIIILFNPKGGFNL, encoded by the coding sequence ATGGATTGGTATTTAGGAAATCACTGGTATTTATTCCTGCTGCTGCTTCTGCCGCTGTGTGGTGTGCTGATGATACGATACACCCGTTGGAGCCGAAAAAAACGCAGCCTGTTCGCTGAACAGCGCTTTCAAGAGAGCCTGTTTGGCAAAAGACACGCCTTTACTAAGTTGCTGCCAGCCTTGTACTTAATCGCCGTATTCTTTTTGGTTATTTCAATCGTAGATTTGCTGCAAGGCTCCGAAGAAATAGAAACGCAACAGAAAATGAACAATGTCATCTTTCTGCTTGATGTCTCTAACTCGATGAACGCGCAGGATGTGGAGCAGAACCGACTCGTGCAGGCCCGAAACATCATCATCCAAACGATGAATGAGATGAAGAATGACAAGGTGGGGATTTTGGTATTTGCCGGCGAAGCAGCTTCCATCATGCCTTTAACCACCGATTTTACCGCTGTGGAAACCTATGTAAGCGGTGTGGAAACCAACATCATGAAAATGCAGGGGACCGATTTTCTAAAAGCCATAGAAACTGCTGCATTCAAGTTCAAGAACGTTGCCAAAGGCTCCAGAAAGATCGTCCTTTTAAGCGATGGTGAAGATAACGAGGGGAACGAAAAAGCGGCCATCAGGCTGGCAAAACGAGAGGGAATCTTGGTGGTATCTGTAGGTATAGGCTCTGAAGAGGGCGCACCCATCCCCGAATATGTTTTCGGGCAGCTTATGGGTTATAAGACAGACATGACCGGCCAGACTGTCATCTCGAAAAGGCAGACTGCTGCGCTTAGGAATATCGCTGAACATACGGGTGGGACCTACGTGGACGGAAATAATTTAGAAAACGCTGTACTACAAATAAATGATGCGCTTAACCGCACTTCTGGCAGCGCGCTTACAACGGTAAAATCGCAGAACGCCGTGCATTATTATCAATATTTTCTGGCGGTTTCTGTTTTTCTATTTCTCATCATTATATTATTCAATCCAAAAGGTGGTTTTAACCTTTGA
- a CDS encoding VWA domain-containing protein yields the protein MTLFDLQHFEFYSPWFLLLFLVFIPLLIKDLRKTTRRAVKVPTVSHMKPGRGIHFILFFLKLSKYLLLTALIIALARPRTFTISENNDDSKGIDIMLSVDVSLSMLAKDLEPDRLNALKDIAKKFVNKRPGDRIGLVTYSGEAFTKVPVTSDHEVLLEELDALNPLELQPGTAIGEGLSVAVSHLRHSKAKSKIIILMTDGVNTIENAMPAQVGAQLAKSNDIRVYSVGIGTNGYALMPTQTDIFGDLVFTETEVKIDEPVLREIAQTTGGKYFRATSNQSLEEVYEEINQLEKSELQTSKLYNYKEHFRYFLWFALGILLLDALLRWVIFKFLN from the coding sequence ATGACGCTATTTGACCTGCAACATTTCGAATTTTACAGCCCGTGGTTTCTGCTGCTTTTCTTGGTTTTTATCCCATTATTAATCAAAGACCTGCGCAAAACCACCCGCCGTGCCGTGAAGGTGCCAACCGTCTCCCACATGAAGCCCGGCAGAGGCATACATTTCATCCTCTTTTTCCTTAAACTTTCAAAATATCTGTTACTCACTGCGCTGATTATCGCGCTCGCCAGACCAAGGACTTTCACCATCTCTGAAAATAATGATGACAGCAAAGGAATCGATATCATGCTCTCCGTGGACGTCTCATTAAGTATGCTCGCCAAAGATTTAGAGCCAGACCGGCTCAACGCACTCAAAGATATCGCCAAGAAATTCGTTAACAAGCGGCCAGGCGACCGCATCGGGCTCGTCACCTATTCCGGTGAGGCTTTTACAAAAGTCCCTGTCACTTCAGACCACGAGGTACTTTTAGAAGAACTGGATGCATTGAACCCTTTAGAATTGCAGCCGGGCACGGCTATCGGCGAAGGGCTATCGGTTGCCGTAAGTCACCTGCGACACAGCAAAGCCAAGTCTAAGATCATCATTCTGATGACTGATGGGGTGAATACCATAGAAAACGCGATGCCCGCACAGGTAGGCGCCCAACTTGCCAAGAGCAACGACATCCGTGTATATTCCGTAGGAATCGGCACAAACGGATACGCCCTGATGCCTACACAAACAGATATTTTCGGTGACTTGGTATTTACCGAAACCGAAGTGAAAATTGATGAACCGGTATTGCGGGAAATCGCACAAACTACCGGCGGAAAATACTTCCGTGCCACCTCCAACCAAAGCCTTGAAGAGGTGTATGAAGAGATCAACCAACTTGAAAAATCCGAACTTCAGACTTCAAAACTGTATAATTATAAAGAACATTTCAGGTATTTCCTTTGGTTCGCATTGGGTATTTTATTGTTAGACGCGCTCTTGCGGTGGGTTATATTTAAATTTTTAAACTAA
- a CDS encoding DUF58 domain-containing protein, whose translation MEIRDIIKKVKQIEIRTRKKTEATLMGQYHSAFKGQGMTFSEVRPYQFGDEIRRIDWNKTARFREPFVKVMEEERELTMMLLIDISASMDYGTHLQLKREFVAEIAASVGFSAAGNNDKVGLILFADKVYKVIPPQKGRKHILAILSNILTAEYVPAEARTDVVLQYMMSVFKKKSLVFMFSDFEDEYDQKILRVAARKHQLLGMRIYDNKDNEIPDVGYALFQDAETGQQMWVNTSSARWRYEFAEKQKQKVKGVEEDFENASAGFMNINTGDDYAKLLYQYFRKR comes from the coding sequence ATGGAGATCCGCGACATCATTAAAAAAGTAAAACAGATTGAAATCCGAACCAGAAAAAAGACGGAAGCTACCCTGATGGGCCAGTATCACAGTGCTTTTAAAGGCCAGGGGATGACTTTCTCTGAAGTGCGCCCGTACCAGTTTGGTGATGAGATCCGCCGTATCGACTGGAACAAGACCGCCCGCTTCCGCGAACCTTTCGTAAAAGTGATGGAAGAAGAACGCGAACTTACCATGATGTTGCTGATAGACATCTCCGCTTCCATGGATTATGGCACACATCTACAACTTAAGCGCGAATTTGTTGCCGAAATCGCGGCCAGCGTGGGATTTTCCGCCGCGGGAAATAACGATAAAGTAGGACTCATCCTGTTCGCGGACAAAGTATACAAAGTAATCCCTCCACAGAAAGGTCGCAAGCATATCCTAGCCATCCTCAGCAACATCCTTACCGCAGAATATGTGCCTGCAGAAGCCAGAACGGATGTGGTACTGCAATATATGATGAGCGTCTTCAAGAAGAAATCACTCGTATTCATGTTCTCGGATTTTGAGGATGAGTATGATCAGAAAATCCTGCGTGTCGCCGCCAGAAAACACCAGCTACTCGGTATGCGAATCTACGACAACAAGGACAATGAAATACCCGATGTGGGGTACGCACTATTTCAAGATGCCGAGACTGGCCAACAAATGTGGGTGAACACATCCAGCGCACGCTGGCGCTATGAGTTTGCCGAAAAACAAAAACAGAAAGTAAAGGGTGTGGAAGAAGATTTCGAGAACGCTTCTGCTGGTTTCATGAACATCAATACAGGTGATGATTACGCGAAACTTCTGTATCAATACTTCAGAAAAAGATAA